Below is a genomic region from Leptospira bourretii.
CCATCATAGCTTTATTGCGATTCCTATCATTATGATTGGCTTTATGGAAAGTGTAGAGAAAATTCATTCCAAAAACAAATCATTGTTTGCTTATTTGTCCTTAACCGTTTCCATTTTTCTGTTTCTTTTCTTTGGGCCATTGACTAAGTCCTATTCGTACAGAAAGGAATTTATGAACCCGGATCATTCAGGCACAGACTACAAAACTCTACGTGGCCTACTTGTCGATAAAACCATTGTTTCCAATATACCCCAATACCTTTCTAACCGAACGACCGTTACCTTATTTTTACCAAATCAAAAACCTACGGCGGATTATGTTGTATTTTACTATTTCCCCGCAGACCCTCAGATCCTCCCAATCCCCTCTGGATACGAATGGAAAGAAACAATAAGTGAGCGCATACAAATCTTCAAACGTAAGGAAAATTGATTGATTCATCGAACAAAACAATTATTCTAAATACCTGAAAATGAAATCCATCGCTTGCTCTATTTTATTCTTTATCTTCATCCATTGTTCCGTTGACTTACGACAGGTCCCACCCCCATCACCGAATGGAAATACAAATCGATTACAAACCAACTTACCCTTAGTTATTGGCAAATTTGAAATCCTATCTGCAGATCGCGGGGTGTATACCGACGCTTGGAGAATGGCTTGGAAAGGCCACCTAACATCTTCAGGTTTGTTCCCGAATGTAGTCGCTGACCTTGGCACCGAAACAATAACCGAATATTATACGATTGATGTGGAAATGAAATCCAATTTTCAAGATAAATACAATTGGTGGTATAGTTGGCCTGTTTTGTGGCCCTTTACAGGAATATGGCCTATCCAATATCGAGAAGGAGAATATACTGTAGAATTCAAATACAAATTATTCAAAAACAAATCCATCATCAAAGAAGAGACAATCACCAAAAATGGAAATACTTCTCAATTTTTATTCGGACTTTATAAAGTCAGAAACTTCCACCGTATGATTGAAGAAACAAACTTAGAAGCTGTTAGAACATGTATTCAAAATTTATCCGAATCATTATAGTTTTAAATCTTTTTAGCTTTGTAGGATGTGTAAGTATTCCATTCAATCCTGCAAATCATACGGAAGAATGTTTGGCATATTATTACCAAACCAAACGGCAAGTCACAGAAGTATTTGATGAAAACACTTTATCGCTAGGGCTTGTAATCACTTTATCCTTACTCAACTCTGCATTTTCTCCTATCTTTCTTCTACCAATACTAAGTACGCCATACATTCATTATAAAAACAAAGTGAAATCTGATGAAATACTGACCCAATGGAAAACAGAAAGATGCGGAATTCGAACAATGAACTCAGAAGATAATAAACCTCGGCCAACGGATCTTTAAAAATTCAAAAATTTCATTGTATCACCCAAAAGAAGACCAATTTGTAATCTAAGTTGAATCAAGTCATACCGATTTTGAATTTCGTTTCGCATAACATCTCGAAGACGTCTATCAACCGTTTGTAGTTCAATGATGGATGCAGATCCAGTTTTATATGCCTTTTCCATAATCTGGTAGTTTTCCTCTGCAATCCGTTTACTTTCACGGGAAATATCATATAACTCAACTAGATTGTTATGTTGTTGTATTAGCTCAAAGAGATACAAACCAGTATTCTCTTTTAAAAATTGGGATTGAGACTTTGCTAACTTGATTTCAACTTTTGATTTATCAAATTCATTTTTTGATAACCAGCGATTGAACAATGGAAATCTAAAACCAAAATTTCCGCCCACATTAAAATCTGAGTCTGAAGACCTAGCATAACGACTAAAATCATTCCTACTATAATCGTAAACTTCCATAGAATTTGCCCAGGTCCCACTCAATCCTGAAAAGGATTCCCGACTGGATTGGTTATAAACGTTTACAAAAAAATCAGGAACCCATAGTTCATTGAACCGAACCAATTTTTGTATCTCTAAAATTTTTACCTGATTGATAGTTAAAATAATATCAAAGTTTAATTCAGAAAGATTCTTTTCGTATTCCGAAAGAGTTTCTTCCAAAGGTAGAATTTTATATTCACGTTCAGGAATTTGTTTTAAAGCAACGTCTTTTAATAAAAACTTTCTTCGAAAAATGGACTGACTTTTTTGTTGGTCTAATCTAGATTTAATGGCATTGTATTTGTAAAAAAAATAATCCACCTTCGAGTTTTGTGTGACCAAATAAGATTCAATTCCTTGTTTATAGAGTTTTTGAACCGTTTGAAATTGTTTGTCTGCATCCGACTCATTGGAAAAATCATAATTATAAAAAGCCAATAGTTTTAACGTTTCTGCATATTGGAAAGCCTGATCGAATAATTCTTTTTGGTATAAGGCACGATATTCCAATAAGAGTCGTTCATATTCCAATTCCAAGATCATATTGGTTAAAACCGTATTTCCTTGGTCCTGAAAATTCCAATTTAAATTTAAGGACGTGCTCCAACCTTTTCGATTGTATCCATCTCCTCTCAAAGCTTCGTAAAAAGGAGAATGTTCTAAATTAACTGAAGGTAAATAACGTAAATTTTTTGAATCGATATCGACTTTTTTACGTTCAATTTCCATTTCCTTTAATTTTAATTCATAGGATTTTTCGCCAACTAACTTTGGTAAGTCATAAAAATCTACGGTCTCGGACCATAAATAAATCCCAGGAACAAAGAAAAGAAAAAATAAAAAGATATGTCGATTGATACGAAGCACTATCTCAATTATCGGATGGCTTCCTGTTTGGAATGAAGTAATTGGTAAATTCCACTCTTAGAAAGTAACTCTTTGTGTGTTCCTTTTCCTTCTAATTTCCCACGTTCTAAGACAAAAATTTGGTCATAATTGCGGATTGTATCCAATCGATGGGCAACAGTAATAATGGTAGAATCGGAGAAGACAGAATTGATATGAGACAGAATTCTAGCTTCCGTTTCTTTGTCCAACGAAGAGGTTGGTTCATCCAATAATAATAAACTGGGTTTTTGTAAAAACAATCGAGCAAGCGAAACTCTTTGTTTTTGACCACCGGAAAAAATAAAACCTCGTTCCGAAATTTCCGTATCATAACCAAGCGGTAGTTTAACGATATCATCATGTATACAAGCAAGTTTCGCTGCATCTACTACTTCACTGAGAGTTGCCTCTGGTTTTGTGATTGAAATATTTTCTCGAACAGTACCTGCAATTAGAGGATTTTCCTGAAATAAAACACCTATCTTTGTTCGCAAACTAGGCAACCAAATTTCATCTAAAGAAACATCATCAATGATAATCTCACCTTCCTGCGGTTTGTATAACCCAAGAATCAATTTTAAAATAGTTGATTTTCCACTACCACTTCGTCCCACAAAGGCAACTTTTTTACCAGCTTGGATTTTGATTTTTAAATTTCGAATTCCAGATTCGGGTTTTAGGGTATCGTATGAAAAACTTAGATTATTAAACTCGATATTACCTTTCACTTCGGGTAAATCAACTTTAAACAAATTATCACGATCAGTAATTTCACTATCCAAAGATTCAAAACTGCGCAGCCTGTTCCAAGATACGTTGGCCTTTTGAAATTTCAAAAAATCGCTATATAAGGATACAAGAGGATTTCGAATATAGGCAACCAGCCCAATGATGGCATAAAGAGTTCCCAATGTCAATTTGTCATTTAGTATGAGAATACTACCAACTAACATAACCAAAACTACTGTAATTTGTTTAAAAAATTCTGTATTCGTAAAAAGTAAGTTAGAGTAAAACAATTTCTTACCTTCCGAATTTAATTGAGCCGTGAGACGCTTTTCAAAGTCCCAACGATGAGAATAAGTTGCACCTAAATTTTTAATTGTCTCAAAGCCGTTGATTGTTTCGATGAAGTAACTTAACGTTTCTGATTTTTTCAATGATTCTTTTTTAGTTTCTTCAATGACTTTCGGTGTCAGCGCACGAAGAATTAACATCTCTGGTAAAATCAAAAATCCAATGATAATGAGCAACACCGGAGAAAGAAAAAGAAAAATAAAAAATACAAGTGAGCTAAAAATCAAATCAAAGAACTTCATTGCTCCCTGGTCAGAAAAAAACAAAATTACCGATTCAATTTCTTCCCAACGATTTAAAATTTCTCCCTTACGATTTCTTTCAAAAAATGAAATAGGTAATGAAATCAACTTAACCAAAAACCGTATTGCAATTGTTTGGTTAACGCGATTGCTAGTAAAAAAAATTACATTTGATCTAAAATACGAAAGAAAGGATTGAGAAAAACTAAGTAAAACAACTGCGATGATGACAGGAAAAAAAAACTCTTTATTCTCTTGTAACAAAACTGCATCTATCAAATACAAGTTGACCAATGGAATAAAAACTTCTAAACCCTTAATCACAAAACTAGCAACAATTCCTGCTTTTAAATATTGAAAAGCAGGCAAAAAGTATTCTGCCAACCCAGAAAAAAATTTATTCTTCCATTCCCACTTTTGATCTGGTTTTTGTTTAGGGATAAAATAGATAACTACATTAGAAGACTTCTGCTCCCAATCTTCCCTTGAAAGATTTATTTCCCCAAACTCAGGATCCAAAATTTGGACTCTTTTTTTCTCAATCGCCTTTACGATCACATATCTAGAATTTTCTATAAATCCAATCGTTGGAATATTGGTTAATTCCAATTCATGTTCTTTCCAATTTACAAAATAACAATCTCCCTTCTCTTCCCCAAAACTATTTTTCCAATGGTTA
It encodes:
- a CDS encoding LBF_2127 family putative lipoprotein, coding for MKSIACSILFFIFIHCSVDLRQVPPPSPNGNTNRLQTNLPLVIGKFEILSADRGVYTDAWRMAWKGHLTSSGLFPNVVADLGTETITEYYTIDVEMKSNFQDKYNWWYSWPVLWPFTGIWPIQYREGEYTVEFKYKLFKNKSIIKEETITKNGNTSQFLFGLYKVRNFHRMIEETNLEAVRTCIQNLSESL
- a CDS encoding TolC family protein, whose protein sequence is MLRINRHIFLFFLFFVPGIYLWSETVDFYDLPKLVGEKSYELKLKEMEIERKKVDIDSKNLRYLPSVNLEHSPFYEALRGDGYNRKGWSTSLNLNWNFQDQGNTVLTNMILELEYERLLLEYRALYQKELFDQAFQYAETLKLLAFYNYDFSNESDADKQFQTVQKLYKQGIESYLVTQNSKVDYFFYKYNAIKSRLDQQKSQSIFRRKFLLKDVALKQIPEREYKILPLEETLSEYEKNLSELNFDIILTINQVKILEIQKLVRFNELWVPDFFVNVYNQSSRESFSGLSGTWANSMEVYDYSRNDFSRYARSSDSDFNVGGNFGFRFPLFNRWLSKNEFDKSKVEIKLAKSQSQFLKENTGLYLFELIQQHNNLVELYDISRESKRIAEENYQIMEKAYKTGSASIIELQTVDRRLRDVMRNEIQNRYDLIQLRLQIGLLLGDTMKFLNF
- a CDS encoding ATP-binding cassette domain-containing protein: MKKKTKEISTLVAEDEFLSKLSAEDFKKFLGLFEFRSFVANDRVGGSEYEPTPMLIVETGRIQVKLKINEKELLIKTLTEGSFYGIAEFTSDSLKKQLFQIEENSKVRALSSIQFLKFIESDKKRKQLWVEYKEYIQLRDELRIHPYFRKLSNLEIQDLAKVLMKRKVSSGQILIKEGSKSSSLFFIRSGRFKVTKSTWQKDYFSFVEAGSVLGEMGVLEKKARNATVTAVEDSFVYELSSKDASQFFKKSESLLITIRSIMSERKLNLGDGSEEDIYEASNIYEEDKFHFLPKLKFSPPLRNQISFPFLLQDGKSQSGDACRKMIFRYWGFSFADYDADPTFPDFDPDIRPNHWKNSFGEEKGDCYFVNWKEHELELTNIPTIGFIENSRYVIVKAIEKKRVQILDPEFGEINLSREDWEQKSSNVVIYFIPKQKPDQKWEWKNKFFSGLAEYFLPAFQYLKAGIVASFVIKGLEVFIPLVNLYLIDAVLLQENKEFFFPVIIAVVLLSFSQSFLSYFRSNVIFFTSNRVNQTIAIRFLVKLISLPISFFERNRKGEILNRWEEIESVILFFSDQGAMKFFDLIFSSLVFFIFLFLSPVLLIIIGFLILPEMLILRALTPKVIEETKKESLKKSETLSYFIETINGFETIKNLGATYSHRWDFEKRLTAQLNSEGKKLFYSNLLFTNTEFFKQITVVLVMLVGSILILNDKLTLGTLYAIIGLVAYIRNPLVSLYSDFLKFQKANVSWNRLRSFESLDSEITDRDNLFKVDLPEVKGNIEFNNLSFSYDTLKPESGIRNLKIKIQAGKKVAFVGRSGSGKSTILKLILGLYKPQEGEIIIDDVSLDEIWLPSLRTKIGVLFQENPLIAGTVRENISITKPEATLSEVVDAAKLACIHDDIVKLPLGYDTEISERGFIFSGGQKQRVSLARLFLQKPSLLLLDEPTSSLDKETEARILSHINSVFSDSTIITVAHRLDTIRNYDQIFVLERGKLEGKGTHKELLSKSGIYQLLHSKQEAIR